A single window of Oncorhynchus keta strain PuntledgeMale-10-30-2019 chromosome 34, Oket_V2, whole genome shotgun sequence DNA harbors:
- the LOC118367492 gene encoding cathepsin K-like — MLLCGCVLLLLGSVLAHPLDEMSLDAQWDSWKTTHLREYNGLGEEAIRRTIWEKNMRLIEAHNEAAALGIHSYELGMNHLGDMTSEEIVAKLTGLQVPMNRDRSNTWIPGNNVVNLPRSIDYRKKGMVTPVKNQLSCGSCWAFSSAGALEGQLAKTTGKLIDLSPQNLVDCVTENNGCGGGYMTNAFEYVEENGGIDTEEAYPYLGQDEQCAYNASGMGAQCRGFKEIPEGDEQALTKAVAKVGPVAVGIDATLSTFQFYQRGVYYDPNCNKDDINHAVLAVGYGQTAKGEKFWIVKNSWSESWGKQGYIMMARNRGNACGIANLASYPIM; from the exons ATGCTGCTGTGTGGTTGTGTACTGTTGCTCTTGGGCTCAGTCCTAGCCCATCCTCTGGATGAGATGTCACTGGACGCACAATGGGACTCCTGGAAGACCACCCACCTGAGAGAGTACAATGGCCtg GGGGAGGAGGCGATCCGTAGAACCATCTGGGAGAAGAACATGCGTCTGATCGAAGCCCACAATGAGGCGGCCGCTCTGGGCATTCACTCGTACGAGCTGGGCATGAACCACCTGGGAGACATG acgTCAGAGGAGATAGTTGCGAAGCTGACTGGCCTTCAGGTGCCCATGAACAGGGACCGTAGCAACACCTGGATCCCTGGCAACAATGTGGTGAACCTCCCCAGGTCCATCGACTACCGCAAGAAGGGCATGGTGACCCCAGTCAAGAACCAG ctctcctgtggctcctgctgGGCCTTCAGCTCTGCTGGGGCCCTGGAGGGCCAGCTGGCAAAGACCACAGGCAAACTGATAGACCTCAGCCCCCAGAACCTGGTGGACTGTGTTACTGAGAACAATGGCTGTGGTGGAGGCTACATGACCAACGCCTTCGAATACGTTGAGGAAAACGGAGGCATCGACACAGAGGAGGCTTACCCTTACCTTGGCCAG GATGAGCAGTGTGCCTACAACGCATCTGGCATGGGTGCTCAGTGTCGCGGGTTCAAGGAGATCCCTGAGGGAGACGAGCAGGCACTGACCAAGGCTGTAGCCAAAGTGGGGCCTGTGGCTGTGGGCATCGATGCCACCCTCTCCACCTTCCAATTCTACCAGCGAG GCGTGTACTACGACCCCAACTGCAACAAGGATGACATCAACCACGCCGTGCTTGCAGTGGGCTATGGACAAACTGCCAAGGGCGAGAAATTCTGGATCGTCAAGAACAG CTGGAGCGAGAGCTGGGGCAAACAGGGCTACATCATGATGGCACGTAACCGCGGGAATGCGTGTGGCATTGCCAACCTGGCCAGTTACCCCATCATGTGA
- the LOC118367491 gene encoding cathepsin S-like yields the protein MRKFYHMTFTNTYKAGKQIPLKSIDAPCSLKSSGALRVLQGMMLWSLLLAALCGTAVALFDPMLEQHWQMWKKTHGKKYQTEVEDLGRREVWEKNLQLISLHNLEASMDMHTYDLGMNHMGDMTQEEIAQSYASLRVPADLKREPSAFVGSSGAPIPDTFDWRTKGYVTKVKMQGSCGSCWAFSSVGALEGQLMKTTGKLIDISSQNLVDCSSKYGNKGCNGGFMSQAFQYVIDNQGIDSDKSYPYKGVQQQCSYNPAQRAANCSRYSFLPEGDEGVLKEALATIGPISVAIDATRPPFTFYRSGVYNDPTCTKKINHAVLAVGYGTLDGQDYWLVKNSWGLSWGDQGYIRMSRNKDNQCGIALYGCYPVM from the exons ATGAGGAAGTTCTACCACATGACCTTCACAAATACATATAAAGCAGGAAAACAGATCCCACTGAAATCAATTGACGCGCCTTGCTCTCTGAAGTCATCAGGTGCACTCCGAGTTTTACAAG GCATGATGTTGTGGAGCCTGCTGCTCGCTGCACTATGTGGCACAGCAGTTGCCCTGTTTGACCCAATGCTGGAACAGCACTGGCAGATGTGGAAGAAGACACATGGCAAGAAATACCAGACTGAG GTTGAGGACTTGGGCCGAAGGGAGGTCTGGGAGAAGAATCTTCAGCTGATCAGCCTCCACAACCTGGAGGCGTCCATGGACATGCACACCTATGACCTGGGCATGAATCACATGGGGGACATG ACCCAGGAAGAAATTGCCCAGTCTTATGCCTCATTGCGTGTTCCTGCTGACCTCAAGAGGGAGCCCTCTGCATTTGTAGGATCCTCCGGTGCCCCCATACCTGATACCTTTGACTGGAGAACGAAGGGCTACGTCACTAAAGTCAAAATGCAG GGCTCCTGTGGCTCCTGCTGGGCATTCAGCTCTGTCGGAGCCCTGGAGGGCCAGCTGATGAAGACCACAGGTAAACTGATAGACATCAGCTCCCAGAACCTGGTGGACTGCTCCTCCAAATACGGCAACAAGGGCTGCAATGGTGGCTTCATGAGCCAGGCCTTCCAGTATGTCATCGACAACCAGGGCATTGACTCGGACAAATCCTACCCCTACAAGGGAGTG CAACAACAGTGCAGCTACAACCCTGCTCAGCGTGCTGCAAACTGTTCCAGGTACAGCTTTCTAcctgagggggatgagggggtgCTGAAAGAAGCCCTGGCCACCATCGGACCCATCTCTGTTGCCATTGATGCCACCCGACCTCCTTTTACCTTCTACCGCAGTG GAGTTTACAATGATCCAACTTGCACAAAGAAGATAAACCATGCTGTCCTTGCTGTGGGGTACGGTACTTTGGACGGGCAGGATTACTGGCTGGTGAAGAACAG CTGGGGCTTATCGTGGGGAGACCAGGGATATATACGGATGTCACGCAACAAGGACAACCAGTGTGGCATCGCCTTGTACGGGTGCTACCCTGTCATGTAA